One genomic region from Candidatus Neomarinimicrobiota bacterium encodes:
- a CDS encoding M24 family metallopeptidase, with protein MNIEKVQREILKSGIDGWLFYDFHNRDIISYKILGLNPKSFTTRRWFYFIPKSGNPKKLVSGVESTKLDSLPGDKFVYRTWSELRENLKDILKGYKKIAMQYSPMNNIPYISVVDGGIIELVRSLGVKIVSSANLVQSFEAIIDEEAFKTHKQAGEKIQKIKDEAFCFIGENLKKGKSISEFDIQMFIVKRFEEEGLTDDGDHPIVGVNEHPSDPHFSPTPENSYIIKYGDRILIDLWARLDEPGSIYYDITWCGFVGDNPPEKYVEVFRLVCKARDEAIGFIKNRLEKNKKLFGYEVDDVAREIIKDAGYGEYFIHRTGHSIGTEVHGNGVNIDNFETKDDREILPGLCFSIEPGIYIPGELGVRTEIDVYVDKNREVVIVGEIQKELVLI; from the coding sequence ATGAATATAGAAAAAGTTCAACGAGAAATTTTGAAATCAGGAATTGATGGATGGCTTTTTTATGATTTTCATAATAGAGATATAATCAGTTATAAAATCCTTGGTCTTAATCCAAAATCTTTTACTACGAGGAGATGGTTCTATTTTATTCCAAAAAGTGGGAACCCGAAAAAGCTCGTCTCCGGGGTAGAATCAACAAAGCTTGATAGCCTACCCGGTGATAAGTTTGTTTACCGTACATGGTCAGAATTGAGAGAAAATCTAAAGGATATTTTGAAAGGGTATAAGAAAATTGCTATGCAATATTCACCTATGAATAATATTCCGTATATATCAGTTGTTGATGGTGGGATTATAGAATTGGTGAGGTCTTTGGGAGTAAAGATAGTTTCATCGGCAAATTTAGTCCAATCATTTGAAGCAATTATAGATGAAGAAGCCTTTAAAACACATAAGCAGGCAGGAGAGAAAATACAAAAAATAAAAGACGAAGCATTTTGTTTTATTGGAGAGAATTTAAAAAAAGGAAAAAGCATATCAGAATTTGACATTCAAATGTTTATTGTAAAAAGATTTGAAGAGGAAGGCTTGACGGATGATGGAGATCATCCAATTGTTGGTGTTAATGAACATCCATCTGATCCCCATTTTTCACCAACACCTGAAAATTCATATATAATTAAATATGGAGATAGGATTTTGATTGATTTATGGGCAAGGCTGGATGAGCCAGGATCGATTTACTACGATATAACCTGGTGTGGCTTTGTGGGGGATAATCCACCTGAAAAATATGTGGAAGTATTTAGACTGGTATGTAAAGCTAGAGATGAAGCTATTGGTTTTATCAAAAATAGGTTAGAGAAAAATAAAAAATTATTCGGTTATGAAGTTGATGATGTAGCGAGGGAAATTATAAAAGATGCAGGATATGGTGAATACTTTATACATAGAACAGGGCATTCGATAGGAACAGAGGTTCATGGGAATGGAGTCAATATTGATAATTTTGAAACCAAAGATGATAGGGAAATTTTACCAGGACTTTGTTTTTCTATTGAGCCTGGAATTTATATCCCTGGTGAACTTGGCGTTAGGACAGAGATAGATGTGTATGTAGATAAAAATAGGGAAGTGGTGATCGTTGGAGAAATCCAAAAAGAGTTGGTTTTAATTTAG
- a CDS encoding transposase, with the protein MILKKDNENIGFWKKVFQDLISRELSKIFVFLMDNFYGLEKLLRKFFSL; encoded by the coding sequence ATTATATTAAAAAAGGATAATGAAAATATAGGATTCTGGAAGAAGGTATTTCAGGATTTAATAAGCAGAGAATTAAGTAAAATATTTGTTTTTTTAATGGATAATTTTTATGGTCTTGAAAAACTTTTAAGGAAATTCTTCTCACTATAA
- a CDS encoding 2,3-bisphosphoglycerate-independent phosphoglycerate mutase: MRPVVVIVRDGWGYNENPEGNAVMAANTPNIDYYKENYPWTLLECSGEAVGLPAGYQGSSEVGHLNMGAGRIVIQELKRIDDGLRDGSFFNSPKWKEVIGNWKKNESRLHLFGLLQDEGVHAHQEHLFKIMERARKEYPEGEIIIHPFLDGRDTPPRSCLEYIAKLNKVMEKVGNVRIGSIMGRYYAMDRSRNWKLTDIAFRCIVDAEGRHANSAEEAVKESYEKDKTPDNVDMFDEYIPPYVIGDYDGVKDGDSIIHTNYRQDRAIQLSMAFVEPDYPGNLSRRPKVTYVGLTRYYDEFKNYIIEAMSSTGGMENILGEVISNAGLRQLRISETQKFRHVTSFFNGKNTTPFPLEDQVEIKSRFDPATFASHPEMEAYNVTDKLLEILKDNSYSFILVNYANGDMVGHTGDFNAAKKAIEIVDENVGRLVTRLLELDAHVLITADHGNSEQMIDYETGMVKTSHTTFPVECIYVSNNAKGKKLKDRGILSDIAPTVLYLLGLKIPKEMTAEVLIED; the protein is encoded by the coding sequence ATGAGACCTGTGGTTGTAATAGTAAGAGATGGATGGGGTTACAATGAAAATCCTGAAGGAAATGCTGTAATGGCTGCTAACACTCCAAATATTGACTACTACAAAGAAAATTATCCATGGACTTTACTGGAATGCTCTGGAGAAGCAGTAGGTTTACCAGCAGGATACCAGGGCTCAAGTGAGGTAGGACATCTTAATATGGGCGCAGGTAGGATTGTGATTCAGGAATTAAAGAGAATTGATGATGGACTAAGAGATGGCTCATTTTTCAACTCGCCAAAATGGAAAGAAGTAATTGGAAACTGGAAAAAGAACGAATCAAGATTGCATTTATTTGGACTACTTCAAGATGAAGGGGTGCATGCACATCAGGAACATCTTTTTAAAATAATGGAGAGGGCAAGAAAAGAATATCCGGAAGGAGAAATAATAATTCATCCATTTCTCGATGGAAGAGATACACCACCAAGAAGCTGTCTTGAATATATTGCAAAACTAAACAAAGTTATGGAAAAAGTTGGAAATGTCAGAATTGGATCCATCATGGGCAGATACTACGCTATGGATAGATCAAGAAACTGGAAGCTTACAGACATTGCTTTTCGTTGTATAGTTGACGCTGAGGGAAGACATGCAAATTCAGCCGAGGAAGCAGTAAAGGAATCATATGAAAAAGATAAAACTCCCGATAATGTTGATATGTTTGATGAATATATACCACCTTATGTGATTGGAGATTATGATGGCGTTAAAGATGGTGATTCAATAATACATACCAACTATAGACAGGACAGAGCGATACAACTTTCAATGGCATTTGTAGAGCCAGACTATCCTGGAAATCTATCAAGAAGACCAAAGGTAACATATGTTGGATTAACAAGATACTACGACGAATTTAAAAATTATATTATTGAAGCTATGTCAAGCACTGGTGGCATGGAAAATATTCTGGGTGAGGTAATTTCAAACGCGGGATTAAGACAATTAAGAATATCCGAAACGCAAAAATTCAGACATGTTACAAGCTTTTTCAATGGCAAAAATACAACACCATTCCCACTTGAAGACCAGGTTGAAATAAAATCAAGATTTGACCCAGCCACATTTGCAAGCCACCCCGAAATGGAAGCATATAATGTAACGGATAAATTACTGGAGATTTTAAAGGATAATTCTTATTCATTTATACTTGTTAATTATGCCAATGGTGATATGGTAGGTCATACTGGAGATTTTAATGCCGCAAAGAAGGCAATAGAGATTGTAGATGAAAATGTAGGTAGACTCGTCACCAGATTGCTCGAACTTGATGCCCATGTCTTAATTACTGCAGATCATGGTAACTCAGAACAGATGATAGACTATGAAACTGGTATGGTAAAAACAAGCCACACAACGTTCCCTGTAGAGTGCATTTATGTATCTAATAACGCAAAAGGAAAAAAATTAAAGGACAGAGGTATACTATCAGATATAGCACCTACTGTGTTATACCTGTTAGGTCTTAAAATTCCTAAAGAAATGACTGCAGAAGTACTTATAGAAGATTAG
- a CDS encoding O-acetyl-ADP-ribose deacetylase yields MEVKGRIILVEGDITKENVDAIVNAANSSLMGGGGVDGAIHRAAGPKLLEECKKIRRELFPNGLPTGEAVLTNGYNLKAIYVIHTVGPIYGGGYNNEAELLAKCYRNCLKLAKEKGLKSISFPAISTGAYGYPLEEAAEIAISEIVNFLKENNVPDMVHFVVIGENAEIYRRKLKEKGLI; encoded by the coding sequence ATGGAAGTAAAGGGAAGAATAATTTTAGTCGAGGGTGATATAACAAAAGAAAATGTTGATGCCATTGTTAATGCTGCTAATAGTTCTTTGATGGGAGGCGGGGGTGTAGACGGAGCTATCCATAGGGCAGCAGGACCAAAGTTGCTTGAAGAATGTAAAAAAATAAGGCGAGAACTATTCCCAAATGGATTACCAACAGGAGAAGCTGTCCTAACTAATGGTTACAATTTAAAGGCAATATATGTTATTCATACTGTAGGTCCTATTTATGGGGGCGGATACAATAATGAAGCCGAACTTCTGGCTAAGTGTTATAGAAATTGTCTCAAACTGGCAAAAGAAAAGGGTCTGAAATCGATTTCTTTCCCCGCAATAAGCACTGGAGCTTATGGTTATCCATTAGAAGAAGCTGCTGAAATTGCTATTAGTGAGATTGTTAACTTTCTAAAAGAAAATAATGTGCCTGATATGGTGCACTTTGTTGTAATAGGTGAAAATGCTGAAATTTATAGACGTAAGCTTAAAGAAAAAGGTTTAATCTGA
- a CDS encoding FAD:protein FMN transferase, with protein MIKKSFSIFIFSIYFFSCGKISEFSLKKYTHFSIGTIIEITVLFPSSELKDSVSNIVNNAFNIIDSIDRIFYEGNKESYSYHVNMMKNNVIMQLPEDFYNMIKRSISISKKTLGYFDITVGTYLNQYSFGKEIKKEPDIDSLNVLSGIVGYNNLSLMNGNRISKKFDNLRITIGGIAKGYAVDSVKNYLSSFPIIKGAIINAGGDIGLIKRADGKKWKVGIRHPRKPGEIIGILNLSSESVATSGDYENYYIVNGKKYHHLLNPFTGLPSSNCQSVTVIAPNTELADALATALFVAGYEKGREILKNFDDVYAMWIDSSGYINYSDGFTNFLKKIFKEECL; from the coding sequence ATGATAAAAAAATCCTTTTCAATATTTATATTTTCCATCTATTTTTTTTCCTGTGGTAAAATAAGTGAATTTTCATTAAAAAAATATACTCACTTTTCCATTGGTACAATTATAGAAATTACAGTTTTATTTCCTTCGAGTGAACTTAAAGATAGCGTTTCAAATATCGTAAATAATGCGTTTAATATTATCGATAGTATTGATAGAATATTCTATGAGGGAAATAAAGAAAGTTATTCTTATCATGTTAATATGATGAAAAACAATGTGATAATGCAACTACCTGAAGATTTTTATAATATGATAAAAAGGAGTATAAGTATATCTAAAAAGACTTTAGGTTATTTTGACATTACTGTAGGTACATACCTCAACCAATATAGCTTTGGTAAGGAAATAAAAAAAGAACCAGATATTGATAGTCTCAATGTTTTATCCGGTATAGTTGGATATAATAATCTTTCATTAATGAATGGTAATAGAATTTCAAAAAAATTTGATAATCTAAGAATAACAATTGGCGGGATTGCGAAAGGATACGCTGTTGATTCTGTTAAAAACTATCTTTCAAGTTTTCCAATCATAAAGGGAGCGATAATAAATGCAGGCGGTGATATTGGATTGATAAAAAGAGCTGATGGTAAAAAATGGAAAGTAGGGATAAGACACCCGAGAAAACCTGGTGAGATTATTGGGATTTTAAATCTTTCCAGTGAATCAGTAGCGACTTCAGGTGATTATGAAAATTATTATATTGTCAATGGGAAAAAATATCATCATCTTCTTAATCCATTTACCGGGCTCCCTTCATCCAACTGCCAGTCAGTAACAGTTATAGCACCAAATACCGAACTTGCTGATGCATTAGCAACTGCGCTCTTCGTAGCAGGATATGAAAAAGGAAGGGAAATTTTAAAAAATTTTGATGATGTATATGCGATGTGGATAGACAGTAGTGGTTATATCAATTATAGCGATGGGTTTACTAATTTTTTGAAAAAGATATTTAAAGAGGAATGTCTTTAA
- a CDS encoding NusG domain II-containing protein, with protein sequence MKGNISRREFLKEAGLLGATLILPKVEIGDELDDTSFILFTDNPEKGLIDLTKGISKDFGLQYKQKGNVIVFYDLIKSYSALYYLEKHGQVNGGLTIIHDDRVIDPVLSRGMNEIKRLAEVLRGSCIKAEWKICLEIKKNSLFNLFSFNNTEKDVAEIYVDGKIVEKINLKRDYDKIIISGFAGKSVLQTKNRKIKVINSCCRSKLCIHEGEKRYGDIVCAPNRLYVKLGKLKNVDAITM encoded by the coding sequence ATGAAGGGTAATATTTCAAGAAGAGAATTTTTAAAGGAGGCCGGTTTACTTGGAGCTACATTGATTTTGCCTAAAGTAGAAATTGGTGACGAACTTGATGATACATCATTTATTCTTTTTACAGATAATCCTGAGAAAGGTTTAATAGACTTAACTAAAGGAATTTCAAAAGATTTTGGACTCCAATATAAACAAAAAGGTAATGTTATTGTATTTTATGATTTGATAAAAAGTTATAGCGCTTTGTATTATTTAGAAAAACACGGACAGGTCAACGGTGGGCTTACAATTATACACGATGACAGAGTAATTGATCCTGTTTTAAGTAGGGGTATGAATGAAATTAAGAGACTGGCAGAAGTCCTAAGAGGTTCATGTATTAAAGCGGAATGGAAAATATGCCTTGAAATAAAGAAGAATAGTTTATTTAATCTTTTTTCATTTAATAACACAGAAAAAGATGTGGCAGAGATATATGTAGATGGTAAAATCGTTGAAAAAATAAATTTAAAGAGGGATTACGATAAAATAATAATTTCAGGATTCGCTGGCAAATCCGTTCTTCAAACAAAAAATAGGAAGATAAAGGTGATCAACTCTTGCTGCAGAAGTAAGCTATGTATTCATGAGGGGGAAAAGAGATACGGGGATATTGTATGTGCACCAAATAGGCTTTACGTAAAGCTTGGTAAACTGAAAAATGTTGATGCCATAACTATGTAA
- a CDS encoding SoxR reducing system RseC family protein: MNQDSDKEMGIIVDKNGDSVTVELVQTGECDNCSGRFLCNIGGNGKRKIKIKYDGQISSGELVEIEKVGQNILKISLIQYGIPLLFFISSISLSYSLLKTKISDGYPELISFCVGIFVVILSGFLIKYIFSKISRKDLTMFKIVRVIKSD; the protein is encoded by the coding sequence ATGAATCAGGACAGTGATAAGGAGATGGGAATTATTGTTGATAAAAATGGTGATAGTGTGACTGTTGAACTTGTTCAGACTGGTGAATGTGATAATTGTTCCGGAAGATTTTTATGTAACATAGGTGGAAATGGAAAACGGAAGATAAAGATAAAATATGACGGACAAATCAGTAGTGGCGAATTGGTTGAGATAGAAAAGGTTGGCCAAAATATTTTAAAAATATCTTTAATACAGTATGGTATACCCCTACTGTTTTTTATAAGCTCAATATCCCTTTCATATTCACTATTAAAAACAAAGATTTCAGATGGGTATCCTGAACTGATATCTTTTTGTGTTGGAATTTTTGTAGTAATTTTATCAGGGTTTTTGATAAAGTATATCTTTAGTAAGATATCGAGAAAAGATTTAACAATGTTTAAAATTGTAAGAGTAATAAAAAGTGATTAG
- a CDS encoding RnfABCDGE type electron transport complex subunit B → MTVITILYAILTMGALGALFSVGLSIASKKLSVEEDPRLIEIIDLLPGSNCGACGFAGCAAMAEAILKGDMEPSSCPVANSESIEKISKLLGLEVKEKVRNVAVVLCRGDRKNQKKKAEYIGVESCLAAHLVGGGERACNWGCIGFGDCVDVCPFDAIYMSPDGIPVVDRDKCTGCGKCVEACPRNIIELHPINRNVFVLCKNRDNPRLARSVCSAACISCGICERATGGEGFKVIDNLAVVDYEKYTKEPILPTDKCPTKCIVIVGDPEKEK, encoded by the coding sequence ATGACAGTTATAACTATACTATATGCAATATTAACAATGGGGGCATTGGGTGCGTTATTTTCTGTCGGATTATCTATTGCCAGTAAAAAATTGTCAGTTGAAGAAGATCCAAGACTTATAGAAATTATTGATTTACTTCCAGGGTCAAACTGTGGAGCATGTGGATTTGCTGGATGTGCTGCGATGGCGGAGGCTATTCTGAAGGGTGATATGGAGCCCAGCAGTTGTCCAGTCGCTAATAGTGAAAGTATTGAGAAAATATCAAAACTACTTGGACTTGAGGTAAAAGAGAAGGTTAGAAATGTAGCTGTTGTGTTATGTAGAGGTGATAGAAAAAACCAGAAAAAGAAAGCTGAATATATTGGAGTGGAATCCTGTCTTGCAGCTCATCTTGTAGGTGGTGGAGAAAGGGCATGTAATTGGGGATGTATAGGTTTTGGAGATTGTGTTGATGTATGCCCATTTGATGCGATATATATGAGTCCTGACGGTATTCCTGTTGTAGATCGTGATAAATGCACCGGTTGTGGAAAGTGTGTTGAAGCCTGTCCTAGAAATATTATTGAACTCCATCCTATTAACAGAAATGTTTTTGTTTTATGCAAAAATAGAGATAATCCGAGACTTGCAAGGAGTGTGTGTTCCGCTGCCTGCATTTCCTGCGGTATATGTGAAAGAGCAACTGGAGGTGAAGGCTTTAAAGTTATTGATAATCTGGCAGTTGTTGACTATGAAAAATACACAAAGGAACCTATATTACCAACGGATAAATGCCCGACAAAATGTATTGTAATAGTTGGTGATCCGGAGAAGGAAAAATGA
- the rsxA gene encoding electron transport complex subunit RsxA → MNLLLVFISAAVVNNYVLTYFLGLCPFVGVSKKLGPAVSMGLATTFVMTMTATVTWLIYYLVLIPLNLEFLQIVSFILVIASLVQLVEMFVRKVSKPLYDALGIYLPLITTNCAILGLALFMVLKEYNFIESIVFGFGAGAGFTLAISIMAGIREQLDIADVPEPFKGAGITMITAGCLALAFMGFAGLI, encoded by the coding sequence ATGAATTTATTACTGGTATTTATATCTGCTGCAGTTGTTAATAATTATGTATTAACATACTTTCTTGGGTTATGCCCCTTTGTGGGTGTTTCGAAAAAGCTAGGACCTGCGGTTAGTATGGGGCTTGCTACAACATTCGTCATGACAATGACTGCTACGGTAACGTGGCTGATTTATTATCTTGTGTTGATTCCTTTGAATCTAGAATTTCTACAGATTGTCTCATTTATTCTTGTAATTGCCAGTCTAGTACAATTGGTTGAGATGTTTGTACGGAAAGTTAGTAAACCCCTTTATGATGCCCTTGGAATATATCTGCCACTAATTACTACAAACTGCGCAATACTCGGATTGGCGCTTTTTATGGTTTTAAAGGAATATAATTTTATTGAAAGTATTGTATTTGGTTTTGGAGCGGGAGCTGGCTTTACCCTTGCTATCTCTATAATGGCTGGGATTCGTGAGCAGCTCGATATTGCTGATGTACCGGAGCCATTCAAAGGCGCTGGTATCACAATGATAACAGCTGGTTGCCTTGCTTTGGCCTTCATGGGATTTGCAGGATTGATTTAA
- a CDS encoding electron transport complex subunit E, protein MATRKSSILYEFLKGLWRDNPVLRMLLGLCPTLAVTNSAINGLSMGIAVIFTLTMSSILVSLIRKVIPRQVRIPTFIVIIATFVTVADRTMAAFFPLISKALGPYVPLIVVNCIILGRQEAFSSKNPVHMAIADALGMSIGFTLTLTVLGIVRELLGSGTIFSIQVMPESFDTWLVMILPPGAFLTLGLMIGFANWINKKIGLEKK, encoded by the coding sequence ATGGCAACGAGGAAGAGCTCAATTTTATACGAATTTTTAAAAGGTTTATGGAGGGATAATCCCGTATTAAGAATGCTTCTTGGATTATGCCCGACGCTCGCTGTTACCAATTCAGCTATAAATGGATTATCAATGGGGATTGCTGTTATATTCACACTTACAATGTCCAGCATTCTGGTTTCGCTAATCAGGAAGGTTATACCAAGACAGGTAAGAATTCCTACATTCATTGTTATTATTGCCACATTTGTTACTGTTGCCGACAGGACAATGGCTGCCTTTTTCCCACTGATAAGTAAAGCTCTTGGTCCATATGTTCCATTGATAGTTGTAAACTGCATTATTCTTGGTAGGCAGGAAGCTTTTTCATCGAAAAATCCTGTACACATGGCGATAGCTGATGCGTTGGGAATGAGTATAGGTTTTACACTTACACTAACGGTGCTTGGTATAGTAAGAGAGCTATTGGGATCAGGGACAATTTTTTCCATCCAGGTAATGCCAGAGAGCTTCGATACCTGGCTTGTTATGATCTTGCCGCCAGGAGCATTTTTGACTTTGGGCTTAATGATTGGATTTGCAAACTGGATAAATAAGAAGATAGGATTAGAGAAAAAATGA
- a CDS encoding FMN-binding protein: MNTTAKMIIVLSVTAILSGAILSIYNFYTYPKIQKYRQSEQRKAIFEVIPGAVRYEEVEKSGMTFYVGYSKDNKKLGIAFLAEGNGFQGKISILVGMDLNMEKILAIKILEQVETPGLGTKIVNDPSKPNDRNWFSDQFKGLKVLPQITWVKNQKPTEPNQIQAITGATISSRSVVKILNNTISQSRKIFLENQE, from the coding sequence ATGAATACAACTGCTAAGATGATTATAGTATTATCAGTTACTGCTATTTTAAGCGGAGCAATTTTATCAATATATAATTTTTATACATATCCAAAAATACAGAAATATCGTCAGTCTGAGCAGAGAAAAGCTATATTCGAAGTTATTCCGGGCGCTGTAAGATATGAGGAAGTAGAAAAGAGTGGGATGACTTTTTATGTCGGTTATTCAAAGGATAATAAAAAGTTGGGGATTGCTTTTTTAGCAGAAGGAAATGGATTTCAAGGGAAAATATCTATACTTGTGGGTATGGATTTGAATATGGAAAAAATACTTGCAATAAAAATACTTGAACAGGTAGAGACGCCAGGATTGGGGACAAAAATAGTAAACGATCCATCTAAGCCAAATGATAGGAATTGGTTTTCGGATCAGTTTAAAGGTTTGAAGGTATTACCGCAGATAACATGGGTAAAAAATCAGAAACCGACAGAGCCAAATCAGATTCAGGCAATAACAGGTGCAACAATTTCTTCTAGGTCAGTTGTTAAGATTTTAAATAATACAATTAGTCAAAGCAGAAAAATATTTCTGGAGAATCAGGAGTAA
- a CDS encoding RnfABCDGE type electron transport complex subunit D gives MDKNKKNRLEEKLLFLSPSPHQKSGESVPKIMWTVVITLIPASAMGIYFFGLRALWVMLVSILATATTEAIIQLLRKQRVTVYDGSAVITGLLLALVLPPAIPFYAVIIGGIFAIGIGKQVFGGLGYNIFNPALIGRAFLQASFPVKMTTWTPTILQQKSWMNAHKVSQATSNAVDAITAATPLGSFKFEKTLTPYIDLLWGNVGGCIGETSAIAIIIGGLVILFLKYADWRIPVSYLGTVAVFGGLFWLINPQQYPDPLFHLLSGGLMLGAFFMATDMVTSPITPLGSWIFGIGAGVILIIIRLFGGLPEGVMYSILLMNSVTPLINRYTRPRIFGERK, from the coding sequence ATGGATAAGAACAAGAAAAACAGACTTGAGGAAAAACTGCTTTTTCTTTCTCCATCACCACACCAAAAATCTGGTGAAAGTGTACCAAAGATAATGTGGACAGTTGTTATAACGTTGATTCCGGCATCTGCGATGGGTATTTACTTTTTTGGTTTGAGGGCGCTCTGGGTCATGCTTGTTTCGATTTTAGCGACTGCAACGACTGAAGCTATAATACAACTATTGAGGAAACAAAGGGTAACCGTTTATGACGGCAGCGCTGTTATCACAGGACTTTTGCTAGCTTTGGTGCTTCCTCCTGCAATACCATTTTACGCTGTTATTATAGGTGGAATATTTGCAATTGGAATTGGGAAACAGGTTTTTGGTGGACTTGGATATAATATTTTTAATCCTGCTTTGATTGGTCGTGCTTTTCTGCAGGCGTCATTTCCCGTAAAAATGACAACATGGACACCAACTATACTTCAGCAAAAGAGCTGGATGAATGCCCATAAAGTTTCTCAGGCGACCTCAAATGCTGTCGATGCTATTACAGCTGCAACTCCACTAGGTTCATTTAAATTTGAAAAGACATTAACGCCGTATATTGATTTGTTATGGGGTAATGTAGGTGGTTGTATTGGGGAGACCAGTGCCATAGCGATTATTATCGGGGGGTTGGTTATACTTTTCCTCAAATACGCAGATTGGAGAATTCCGGTTAGTTACCTAGGAACAGTTGCAGTTTTTGGGGGCTTGTTCTGGCTTATAAATCCACAGCAGTATCCAGATCCATTATTTCATCTATTATCGGGTGGTTTGATGTTGGGAGCGTTTTTTATGGCAACGGATATGGTCACTTCTCCTATTACCCCTTTGGGTTCCTGGATTTTTGGAATAGGAGCTGGTGTTATCCTTATTATTATAAGACTATTTGGTGGTTTGCCTGAGGGAGTAATGTATTCAATTCTTCTGATGAACTCTGTTACTCCATTAATAAATAGATATACCAGACCTAGGATATTTGGGGAGAGAAAATGA